CACAATGAAGGGTAAATTTAGGATAAAGACATTTGAAACTGGTTGTTTTACTTTCACACACTAGTGAAATTTATTCACTagctttattaatatatattgggTGCCTACCACTCACTATTCTAGGCATTGAATCTTTAGCAATGAGGCAAACAAAGTCTCTGCCTCATAGATATGAAAACATCTACACTGCCATGCAGTGGTAAGTGATGTGAAGTAAATAGTGATGGGAAGTGTTGTGCTAGTTGAGATGACATTTAAGCAGAGACCTGAATACAGTGAGATGATCACCCGTGTATATATTTGGGAGTAGAGTATTCCAGGTAGAGAAGAGATTGCAATGGTATGGCCTAAGCATCAGAAGGCAATAAAGCTTAAAGAAGAACAGATATGGAAATAGCATGatttgattacatttttaaaatccgcCATGGCTGCTATGTGGAAAACTGACTGTTTAGAGAGCAGATTGCAAAGGAGCGTGCCCAGGTATAAGTTTAATTATGTCGGTCCAGGTGAGAGGTGTTGGTGATTTAGTCAAAGGTAGTAAGAATAGAAATGATGAGAAGCGACTGGTTTTGGATATATTTTACATTTGGAACCACAGAGTGTCTTGTGAGTTTTGAGGGAAAGAGAAATATTGGGAAAGAATCCTTACAGTTTTAGGCCTGAGCAaccagaaaaatggaaattacatACAATCAGATGGAAAAGCTACAGGAGAAGCAGATTAGCGAGGAAAAAACAGAATTCCGTTTTGACAATGTGAAATAGATGTCAAGTTAGGTGGTTTGATGTATCAGCTTAGAGCTCAGTTGGAGCTGGAGGTCGAAATTTAGATTTGTCAGCCTTCATATGGCATCTCAAGTCATTAGCCGGCATTGTGATTTTtccaaatgtataaatatattaatattgtatATAATGTCCCCATTCAGTcatcatcaaatatttataacGTGTTTTCTATGATCAAGTTATTGTTCTAGGCCCTGAGAACGTGTCAGTGATAGTagacatttaaaatagaaatatggaGCATTAGATAATTTCTGGGTCTCTGTTAAATGGGACTTCAAGTATTACAGTAGTCTCACCCAGTTTAGCACTAATATGTTATTTGATTCTTTGATATTTAGTCATCTTAATTAGATCATTTAAGCTCTTTGATAGTaaaaactatgttttttttttttaatgttacacaTGGTGCTTATCACAATTCTGGGAACATTAAGTATccaaagaatatttattaatgaGTAAGtgataattttaattattcaaaGGCAGTAATATTTTTGTCAGGATGATCTTTGTCTTTAGCATGGCTCAATTATACAGATAACTTATCTAAGGAGACTATTAACTAGTTCTATTCTCAACTCTAATTTTAAAGACTatgatagattttattttattcactttcaatggtgtcatttttattttatttccatacatttattatatttttaaatttgcagcCAGATTCTACTGCAACTGAAAGAGCAATTGCCAGACTAGCAGTACATCCTCTTCTGAAGAAAAAGATAGATGTGCTAAAAGGTATGAATTAAATGACTTTTAAGCCATGTACTTAATGCCTTTGTAGACTTTGGATAATGGTGATTCACTTATTTTAACTCTTGAGGTTCTGTTATAAATGTaagtttctttcaaatatttaccAATGTGGAAGGTGTCTGAAAATACAGAAAGTGTGATCTCTGAAGAAAAACCAAATCTGTATTGTTTAATAAATTCTAATATATGAACAtatgatatgtaatatatatctttctatatataatatatacaagaTAAAGttgaatagttttttaaaaatatttacataactCATTACTTTTGGTTTTCCCACTTAGgaacataattttttatatatttattataaaatatatatatattttttttttttttttttttttttttgagacggagtctcgctgtgtctcccaggctggagtgcagtggcgtgatctcagctcactgcaagctccgcctcccgggttcacgccattctcccgcctcagcctcccaagtagctgagactacaggcgcccgccaccacgcccggctagttttttttgtatttttagtagagacggggtttcaccatgttagccaggatagtctcgatctcctgacctcgtgatccacccgcctcggcctcccaaagtgctgggattacaggcttgagccaccgcgcccggcctataaaatatatttataaaatgaaatgtttttgtcACATGATACTGATTTTTATGTCTGAAAGCACAATTTATAATACTCAATgcattattatataaattaaagttgccatttccttttatttgtataatgtgatgtttttaCTGTTCTTCATAACTCCAACACATgaagaaaagattttcttttcattttcacgATTTAAAATGAATACATCTGAGCATATCATATGTTTGGTTTTTAAGAAGTCAAAAGATTTCTTTGTGAATTCAGACccattatatgtatttaatatcaaTTCCAACTGCCCTgttaaatcttttcaaataatttttttaaatattgttctaAAACAGTCATGTTTTATGTGTTTCAGTGCTAAAATGAGTCATGCACTATTTCTCTTGCAGCTGCTGTCCAAGCCTTTAAAGAAGCAAGACAAAATGTTGCTGAAGTTGAGTCATCAAAGAATGCTTCAGAGGACAATCATTCTAAGAATACTTTGTATTCAAATGATAATGGAAGTAATTTACAGCATGAAGGAACTATTATCAGTGAGCAAAAAGTCAAAGAAACCAAAATACTGGCGAAGAAACCAACACACAATTCAAAGGAAAAAGTAGCCAAGATGGAACATGGACCTAAAGCAGTGACTATTCCAAATTCTCCATCAAAGCCTTCAGAAAAGGATTCTGTAGTTTCCCTTGAGTCCCACAAGACACCTGCTGACCCAAAGCTGAAAACACTAAGtcaaactaaaaaaaacaaaggatCTGATAGCTCACTCTCTAGTAACAGTGATGGCGGAGAAGAAGTATGTGAAGAGGAAAAGGAGTATTTTGATGATAGCACAGAAGAAAGGTTTTACAAGCAGTCTTCCATGTCTGAAGATAGTGATAGTGGTGACGACTTCTTCATTGGGAAAGTcagacaaacaagaaagaaggaaagtagtTGTCATTCTTCAGTTAAGGAACAAAAACCACTCGAAAAAGTGTTTCTTAAAGAAGATACAGGTGAAACTCATGGGGATACAAGAAATGACAAAACCAAGCCAAGTACAGAAACCAGAAAGTTAGAATCAGTGTTTTTCTACTCTTTATCTGGATCTAAAGGCTCTAGAAGGTAAGATTCTTTTTCTGTTCTGAAATAAtcattagttcttttttaaaaagctagaaatatcTATGTGTCCCTATATGAAGAGACTATAATTCTAGTTTGTACAACCCATCCTGTTTTTAGACATGGCCCTCTCCAAGGTTATAGTGGGATATTAGGTACAGATAACATATGGCAATGCCACATTTGTCCAGTTTCATCAGAAAATGAGATGTTATAGCCAAATAATATGCCAGCTGATTTAAATTTTATACCTTCATTTATCAAATCTTTGAAACTTTGAAATCGTTTTTGATGaaaaacttttgaaaatgtttcacaTGTCTT
This DNA window, taken from Macaca fascicularis isolate 582-1 chromosome 6, T2T-MFA8v1.1, encodes the following:
- the SRFBP1 gene encoding serum response factor-binding protein 1 isoform X2, which translates into the protein MAQPGTLNLNNEVVKMRKEVKRIRVLVIRKLVRSVGRLKSKKGTEDALLKNQRRAQRLLEEIHAMKELKPDIVTKSALGDDINFEKICKKPDSTATERAIARLAVHPLLKKKIDVLKAAVQAFKEARQNVAEVESSKNASEDNHSKNTLYSNDNGSNLQHEGTIISEQKVKETKILAKKPTHNSKEKVAKMEHGPKAVTIPNSPSKPSEKDSVVSLESHKTPADPKLKTLSQTKKNKGSDSSLSSNSDGGEEVCEEEKEYFDDSTEERFYKQSSMSEDSDSGDDFFIGKVRQTRKKESSCHSSVKEQKPLEKVFLKEDTGETHGDTRNDKTKPSTETRKLESVFFYSLSGSKGSRRNYKEQAPKTRSLDFPQNEPQIKNQFNKKLPRRLENTKQQLQLSLHPSWEASRRRKEQQSNIAVFQGKKITFDD
- the SRFBP1 gene encoding serum response factor-binding protein 1 isoform X1, translating into MAQPGTLNLNNEVSAEEPMGLTLRVLKTRSFETRGRRRAKRVRLEELSWWAQGSFPQLGVWQPVVKMRKEVKRIRVLVIRKLVRSVGRLKSKKGTEDALLKNQRRAQRLLEEIHAMKELKPDIVTKSALGDDINFEKICKKPDSTATERAIARLAVHPLLKKKIDVLKAAVQAFKEARQNVAEVESSKNASEDNHSKNTLYSNDNGSNLQHEGTIISEQKVKETKILAKKPTHNSKEKVAKMEHGPKAVTIPNSPSKPSEKDSVVSLESHKTPADPKLKTLSQTKKNKGSDSSLSSNSDGGEEVCEEEKEYFDDSTEERFYKQSSMSEDSDSGDDFFIGKVRQTRKKESSCHSSVKEQKPLEKVFLKEDTGETHGDTRNDKTKPSTETRKLESVFFYSLSGSKGSRRNYKEQAPKTRSLDFPQNEPQIKNQFNKKLPRRLENTKQQLQLSLHPSWEASRRRKEQQSNIAVFQGKKITFDD